In Leuconostoc kimchii IMSNU 11154, one genomic interval encodes:
- the rpoC gene encoding DNA-directed RNA polymerase subunit beta': MAIDVNKFESMQIGLASPDKIRSWSYGEVKKPETINYRTLKPEKDGLFDERIFGPTKDYECACGKYKRIRYKGIVCDRCGVEVTSSKVRRERMGHIELAAPVTHIWYFKGIPSRMGLVLDMSPRSLEEIIYFASYVVIEPGDAPVEKKQLMTEREYRELKREHGASFKAGMGAEAIKDLLANVDLEAEADQLKRELQEATGQKRVRAVRRLDIIEAFFQSDNKPQWMVMDVIPVIPPDLRPMVQLEGGRFATSDLNDLYRRVINRNNRLKRLLDLNAPGIIVQNEKRMLQEAVDALIDNGRRGRPVAGPGNRPLKSLSHMLKGKQGRFRQNLLGKRVDYSGRSVIDVGPFLKMNQMGLPRPMAIELFRPFIMKELTTRKLAGNVKSAKRKIDKADEDVMDVLEDVIKEHPVLLNRAPTLHRLGIQAFEPVLVSGKAMRLHPLVTEAYNADFDGDQMAIHVPLSDEAQAEARLLMLAAGHILAPKDGKPIVAPSQDMVIGNYYLTAEEVGREGEGMIFSSVEEAKIAFASKVVHYHTRIGIQTASFPSEKPFTDEQRSKIMITSVGKLIFNEILPVNFPYINEPSEDNFKGISDNFFIESGENIHDYLADTAIVSAFKKGFLSDIIAEVYKRYKVTETSLLLDRMKDLGYEKSTESGLTVSMNDVTELTEKPAILEDAHKQVATVTKQFRRGLITDDERYQRVTEIWTKAKDIIQDKLIDLFEPTNPIFMMQDSGARGNISNFVQLAGMRGLMAGPGGKIIELPVTANFREGLTVMEMFISTHGARKGMSDTALKTANSGYLTRRLVDVAQDVIVREWNNDSDRGVAVKAIMDGTSVVEPLYDRILGRYAMKSVFDPETGEKIVSRNEMIDEDVAKTIVAAGIEEVTIRSVFTSTTEHGVSVLDYGRNLATGEEVEVGEAVGTVAAQSIGEPGTQLTMRNFHTGGVAGGNDITQGLPRVQEIVEARIPKGRAEISEVTGTVVAIEENPAERTKAVTIEGETDTRTYTLPLAARMRFAEGDDIQRGEAISEGPVDPKELLAVTDTLTTESYMLTEIQKVYRLQGIEVSDKHIEVMIRQMLRKIRVMDPGETNLLPGMLMDIADFKRANESALFAGQVPATARPVLLGITKAALETNSFLSAASFQETTRVLTDAAIRGKNDPLVGLKENVIIGKIIPAGTGMAEYRKIKSKVVGDVIAQPDVDHVATPDIPKLDDVAKTFEE; encoded by the coding sequence ATGGCAATCGATGTTAATAAGTTCGAAAGCATGCAAATCGGTTTGGCTTCTCCTGATAAGATCCGTTCATGGTCTTATGGTGAAGTAAAGAAGCCGGAAACGATTAACTATCGCACACTCAAACCTGAAAAAGATGGTTTGTTTGATGAACGTATTTTTGGACCCACAAAAGATTATGAGTGCGCTTGTGGTAAGTATAAGCGTATCCGATATAAAGGGATTGTTTGTGATCGCTGTGGTGTTGAAGTAACATCATCAAAAGTTCGTCGAGAACGTATGGGGCACATCGAGTTAGCTGCGCCTGTTACACATATCTGGTATTTTAAGGGTATTCCATCACGAATGGGTCTTGTCCTCGATATGTCACCACGTTCACTTGAAGAAATTATCTATTTTGCTTCGTATGTTGTCATTGAACCTGGTGACGCACCTGTCGAAAAAAAGCAGTTAATGACAGAACGTGAGTATCGCGAGCTAAAACGCGAACATGGTGCTAGTTTCAAGGCAGGCATGGGTGCTGAAGCAATTAAAGATTTGTTAGCCAATGTTGACTTAGAGGCTGAAGCAGATCAACTCAAGCGTGAATTACAAGAAGCAACTGGTCAAAAGCGTGTTCGTGCGGTGCGCCGTTTAGATATTATAGAAGCTTTTTTCCAATCTGATAATAAGCCACAATGGATGGTAATGGATGTTATTCCAGTTATTCCACCAGACTTACGTCCAATGGTTCAATTGGAAGGTGGGCGTTTTGCCACATCCGATTTAAATGATTTGTACCGTCGTGTCATTAACCGTAATAATCGTTTGAAACGTTTGCTCGATTTGAATGCACCAGGTATTATTGTTCAGAACGAAAAACGTATGTTACAAGAAGCTGTTGATGCCTTGATTGATAACGGTCGTCGGGGTCGTCCAGTGGCTGGTCCAGGAAATCGTCCTTTGAAGTCCCTTTCTCATATGCTGAAGGGTAAGCAGGGGCGTTTCCGTCAAAACTTGTTAGGTAAGCGTGTCGACTATTCAGGTCGTTCAGTTATTGACGTCGGCCCATTCTTAAAGATGAATCAAATGGGATTGCCACGTCCAATGGCAATTGAATTGTTCCGACCATTTATCATGAAAGAACTGACAACACGTAAGTTAGCTGGAAACGTTAAATCTGCTAAACGTAAGATTGACAAGGCTGATGAAGACGTGATGGATGTTTTGGAAGATGTGATCAAAGAACATCCTGTTCTTTTGAACAGAGCACCTACATTGCATCGTTTGGGAATTCAAGCCTTTGAACCTGTTTTGGTTTCAGGTAAAGCAATGCGTTTGCATCCATTGGTTACAGAAGCCTATAACGCTGATTTCGATGGTGATCAGATGGCTATTCACGTGCCTTTATCTGATGAAGCGCAAGCAGAAGCACGTTTGTTAATGCTCGCTGCTGGTCATATTTTGGCACCTAAAGATGGTAAGCCAATCGTGGCACCATCTCAGGACATGGTTATTGGAAACTATTACTTAACAGCTGAAGAAGTTGGCCGTGAAGGTGAAGGAATGATTTTCTCTTCTGTAGAAGAAGCAAAAATAGCCTTTGCAAGTAAAGTTGTTCATTATCATACACGAATCGGTATACAAACTGCTTCATTCCCATCTGAAAAGCCATTTACAGATGAACAACGCTCAAAAATTATGATTACGTCAGTTGGTAAGTTGATTTTCAACGAAATATTACCAGTTAATTTTCCATATATTAATGAACCATCTGAAGATAACTTTAAGGGTATCAGTGATAATTTCTTTATTGAATCTGGCGAAAATATACATGATTATTTGGCTGATACAGCTATTGTAAGCGCCTTTAAAAAAGGCTTCTTATCTGATATTATTGCCGAAGTTTATAAGCGATATAAGGTGACAGAAACGTCGCTATTACTAGATCGTATGAAGGATCTTGGGTATGAAAAGTCAACTGAGTCTGGTTTGACAGTTTCAATGAATGATGTAACAGAATTGACTGAGAAGCCTGCAATTTTGGAAGACGCTCATAAGCAAGTTGCTACTGTTACAAAACAATTCCGTCGTGGTTTGATCACTGATGATGAACGTTATCAACGTGTGACTGAAATTTGGACAAAAGCAAAAGATATTATTCAAGATAAATTGATTGATTTATTTGAGCCAACAAACCCCATTTTCATGATGCAGGATTCAGGGGCTCGTGGTAACATTTCAAACTTCGTTCAATTAGCAGGTATGCGTGGCTTGATGGCTGGACCTGGTGGTAAAATCATTGAATTGCCTGTTACTGCTAACTTCCGTGAAGGTTTGACCGTGATGGAGATGTTTATTTCTACTCACGGAGCCCGTAAAGGTATGTCTGATACGGCCTTGAAAACTGCTAACTCAGGTTACTTAACACGTCGATTAGTTGATGTTGCGCAAGATGTTATTGTACGTGAATGGAACAATGATTCTGACCGTGGTGTCGCTGTTAAGGCTATCATGGATGGTACGTCAGTTGTTGAACCATTGTACGATCGTATCTTGGGACGTTATGCTATGAAGTCTGTCTTTGATCCAGAAACTGGTGAAAAGATTGTTTCACGTAATGAAATGATTGATGAAGACGTTGCCAAAACAATTGTTGCTGCAGGTATTGAAGAAGTGACGATTCGCTCAGTCTTTACATCAACAACAGAACATGGTGTGTCTGTGCTCGATTATGGTCGTAATTTGGCTACTGGTGAAGAGGTTGAAGTTGGTGAAGCTGTTGGAACAGTTGCCGCACAATCAATTGGTGAACCAGGTACACAATTGACAATGCGTAACTTCCATACGGGTGGTGTTGCTGGTGGAAACGATATCACACAAGGTTTGCCTCGTGTCCAAGAAATTGTTGAAGCCCGTATTCCTAAGGGACGTGCAGAAATTTCTGAAGTCACAGGCACCGTTGTTGCGATTGAAGAAAATCCAGCCGAACGTACAAAAGCTGTAACCATTGAAGGTGAAACAGATACACGTACGTATACGTTACCATTAGCAGCGCGCATGCGTTTTGCTGAAGGTGATGATATCCAGCGTGGTGAAGCAATTAGCGAGGGACCCGTAGATCCTAAGGAATTGCTTGCTGTAACTGATACATTAACGACAGAATCATACATGTTAACGGAAATTCAAAAAGTTTATCGTTTGCAAGGTATTGAAGTTTCTGATAAGCATATCGAAGTTATGATTCGTCAAATGTTACGTAAAATTCGTGTGATGGATCCAGGCGAAACGAACCTATTACCAGGTATGTTGATGGACATTGCTGACTTTAAACGTGCTAATGAATCAGCTTTGTTTGCTGGACAAGTGCCAGCGACCGCTCGTCCAGTGTTGCTTGGTATTACTAAAGCGGCCTTGGAAACAAATTCATTCTTGTCAGCCGCATCATTCCAAGAAACGACGCGTGTCTTAACGGACGCAGCTATTCGTGGAAAGAATGA